In a genomic window of Pedobacter sp. KBS0701:
- a CDS encoding cation diffusion facilitator family transporter, producing MSVKKKAIIISLVVSVVLMLAKFVAYFITGSNAILTDAAESIVNVIAGSFAFYSIYLSTQPRDENHPYGHGKVEFFSAFVEGILILIAGVVIIFKSSYNLIYPHVVGELLTGTLIIGITGLINLIVGQYLINVGKDEHSVTLQADGKHLLTDTYTSGAIVIGLILIQLTNIIWLDSLLSFIVGFYIVYSGYKLTRGSVGGLMDESDFTLVEEVVEVLQKNRHNPWIDVHNLRTQQYGPEFHIDCHVTLPYYFDLNKVHREISQIDELINKNGVRKAELFIHADPCLPECCHYCHMSECPVRAEAFKKEIVWTPEIVIKNKKHFENELL from the coding sequence GTGTCGGTAAAAAAGAAAGCGATAATAATTTCCCTGGTGGTGAGTGTGGTGTTGATGCTGGCTAAGTTTGTTGCGTATTTTATTACAGGTTCGAACGCCATATTAACAGATGCAGCGGAGAGTATTGTAAACGTAATAGCAGGTAGTTTTGCTTTTTACAGCATCTACCTGAGTACACAGCCCCGAGATGAAAATCATCCTTATGGACATGGAAAAGTTGAATTTTTCTCTGCCTTTGTGGAAGGAATATTGATTTTGATTGCGGGCGTGGTGATTATTTTCAAATCATCGTACAACCTTATTTATCCTCATGTAGTGGGCGAGTTGTTAACCGGAACACTAATTATTGGTATTACGGGCTTGATTAACCTAATAGTTGGACAATACCTGATTAATGTTGGCAAAGATGAGCATTCGGTTACCTTGCAAGCTGATGGCAAACATTTATTAACGGATACTTATACCAGTGGAGCGATTGTGATTGGATTAATCTTAATTCAGTTGACAAATATTATTTGGCTAGATAGCTTACTCTCCTTTATAGTAGGTTTTTACATTGTTTATTCTGGTTATAAACTCACCCGGGGTTCGGTAGGTGGTTTAATGGATGAAAGCGATTTTACGCTGGTTGAAGAGGTGGTTGAAGTGTTGCAGAAGAACAGGCATAATCCCTGGATTGATGTACATAATCTACGTACTCAGCAATATGGTCCTGAATTTCACATTGATTGCCACGTAACGTTGCCTTATTATTTTGACTTAAATAAGGTTCACCGCGAAATATCGCAGATTGATGAATTGATCAATAAAAATGGCGTTCGTAAAGCAGAACTCTTTATTCATGCAGATCCATGTTTGCCCGAATGCTGTCATTATTGCCACATGAGCGAATGTCCGGTGAGGGCAGAGGCCTTTAAAAAAGAAATTGTGTGGACACCTGAAATAGTAATCAAAAATAAAAAGCATTTCGAAAATGAGCTACTTTAA
- a CDS encoding VOC family protein, with product MTKSLWINLPVKDINKSKAFFTALGFNLNLQYGAREDSACFFVGESNLAIMLFEETLYESFAGTSIADKRNGGEVLFSFDTESPEEVDSLAEKVVAAGGTLYGEPGYKDGWMYGCGFVDLDGQRWSILYMDMSKMPLG from the coding sequence ATGACAAAATCACTCTGGATAAACCTTCCGGTAAAAGACATTAATAAATCGAAAGCATTTTTTACAGCCTTAGGCTTCAACCTTAATCTCCAATATGGCGCACGTGAAGATTCTGCCTGCTTTTTTGTCGGAGAAAGCAATCTAGCCATCATGCTTTTCGAAGAAACATTGTACGAGAGTTTTGCAGGAACCAGCATTGCCGATAAACGAAATGGCGGAGAAGTATTATTCTCCTTTGATACAGAAAGTCCGGAAGAAGTAGACAGCCTGGCTGAAAAAGTGGTAGCTGCAGGAGGTACACTCTATGGCGAGCCTGGTTACAAAGATGGTTGGATGTATGGCTGTGGTTTTGTTGATCTCGATGGTCAAAGATGGAGTATCCTTTATATGGACATGAGCAAGATGCCTTTAGGGTAG
- a CDS encoding NUDIX domain-containing protein: MSYFNVRVYGLLINQDNEILVSDEEEYGFRFSKFPGGGLEFGEGLIDGLKREFMEECNAEIEVLSHFYTTDFFEKSSFNDSQVISVYYVVKEKAPLQLAFKDTIYDFDGDGEILQAFRWVKIDDLSIEDITFKTDKTVAQLLKNQYSAKL, translated from the coding sequence ATGAGCTACTTTAATGTAAGGGTTTATGGATTGTTAATTAACCAGGACAATGAGATTTTGGTAAGTGATGAGGAGGAATACGGTTTTCGTTTCAGTAAGTTTCCGGGTGGTGGATTAGAATTTGGCGAAGGCTTAATTGATGGATTAAAACGTGAGTTTATGGAAGAGTGCAATGCGGAAATTGAAGTATTATCTCATTTTTATACTACAGATTTTTTTGAAAAATCTTCATTTAATGATAGCCAGGTAATTAGCGTATATTATGTCGTTAAGGAAAAAGCTCCGTTGCAGTTGGCCTTTAAAGATACCATTTACGATTTTGATGGAGATGGTGAAATTCTTCAGGCTTTCAGATGGGTGAAAATAGATGATTTAAGTATTGAAGATATCACCTTTAAAACCGATAAAACTGTAGCTCAGCTTTTAAAAAATCAATATTCAGCTAAATTATAA
- a CDS encoding MmcQ/YjbR family DNA-binding protein → MDSLTFIAYCLSFDEVIELPHFEKTSFRVNKKIFATLNLQKKQATFKLSAIDQSVFCDFDPNRIRQATGAWGKQGWTIFDLTELADEMLIDVLTLSYCNVSLKRLSEKYKA, encoded by the coding sequence ATGGATAGTTTAACTTTTATAGCTTACTGCCTATCTTTTGATGAAGTTATTGAGCTGCCGCATTTCGAAAAAACTTCATTCCGCGTAAATAAAAAGATCTTTGCTACGCTAAATCTTCAAAAAAAACAGGCGACATTCAAATTATCGGCAATCGATCAGTCTGTTTTTTGTGATTTTGACCCGAACAGAATACGGCAAGCTACAGGAGCCTGGGGCAAACAAGGCTGGACAATTTTTGACCTAACGGAATTAGCAGATGAAATGCTTATCGATGTACTTACACTTTCTTATTGTAATGTATCGCTTAAAAGGCTGTCCGAAAAGTACAAAGCTTAA
- a CDS encoding pyridoxal phosphate-dependent aminotransferase has protein sequence MSTLSKRINSLSESATLKMTKLGRELASKGINIISLSVGEPDFNTPDHVKNAAKKALDENYTRYSPVPGYPDLRQAIVNKLKTENNLDYDISQIVVSTGAKQSLSNVILTLIDPDDEVIIPTPYWVSYSEMVTLAEGKSVFIDTDIESDFKITPAQLEAAITPKSKLFMFSSPCNPTGSVYSKEELAALVAVFEKHPNIYILSDEIYEHINFVDKHESIAQFSSVKDRVIIVNGFSKAFAMTGWRLGYIAANKEIAAANDKLQGQTTSGTCSIAQRAGIVAYEQGLASVLEMKEAFLRRRELVYNLLNEIPGVKTNLPDGAFYFFPEISSFFGKKDAEGNVIKDSSDLALYLLNVGHVATVGGDSFGNNNYIRLSYAASDESLVEALRRIKEALGKLA, from the coding sequence ATGAGCACCTTATCTAAAAGAATCAACAGTCTATCCGAATCTGCAACCCTTAAAATGACCAAACTTGGCCGCGAATTAGCGTCTAAGGGCATTAACATCATTAGTTTAAGCGTTGGTGAACCCGATTTTAATACACCCGATCACGTCAAAAATGCTGCTAAAAAGGCATTAGATGAAAATTATACACGTTACTCACCAGTACCGGGCTATCCAGACCTGCGCCAGGCGATTGTAAATAAGCTAAAGACAGAAAACAACCTGGACTATGATATTTCGCAGATTGTTGTTTCAACAGGTGCAAAACAATCTTTATCAAATGTTATTTTAACCTTGATCGATCCGGACGATGAAGTCATTATCCCAACACCTTACTGGGTTTCTTATTCAGAAATGGTAACCCTTGCAGAAGGAAAATCTGTTTTTATTGACACGGATATCGAAAGTGATTTCAAAATTACTCCTGCACAATTAGAAGCAGCTATTACACCTAAATCGAAATTATTCATGTTTTCTTCGCCATGTAACCCAACAGGTTCGGTTTACAGTAAAGAAGAATTAGCAGCCCTGGTTGCCGTTTTCGAAAAACATCCAAATATCTATATCTTATCTGATGAGATTTATGAACACATCAACTTTGTTGATAAACATGAATCTATTGCTCAATTCAGCAGCGTTAAGGACCGCGTAATCATTGTTAACGGTTTCTCTAAAGCTTTTGCCATGACAGGCTGGAGATTAGGTTACATTGCAGCAAATAAAGAAATTGCAGCCGCTAACGATAAATTACAGGGACAAACTACTTCAGGAACATGCTCTATTGCACAAAGAGCCGGAATTGTTGCTTACGAGCAAGGTTTAGCAAGTGTTCTAGAAATGAAAGAAGCATTTTTACGCCGTCGAGAACTGGTTTATAATCTGTTAAATGAAATTCCAGGTGTAAAAACGAATCTTCCTGATGGTGCATTTTACTTTTTCCCTGAAATCAGTTCTTTCTTTGGCAAAAAAGATGCTGAAGGAAACGTAATTAAAGATTCGTCAGATCTCGCTTTATACCTGTTAAACGTTGGTCACGTAGCAACCGTTGGTGGTGATTCGTTTGGAAACAATAACTACATCCGTTTATCTTATGCAGCATCTGACGAAAGTTTAGTTGAAGCGTTGAGAAGAATTAAAGAAGCTCTGGGTAAATTAGCCTAG
- the bioA gene encoding adenosylmethionine--8-amino-7-oxononanoate transaminase produces MISDKSQALASSSPLNLTERDKKVIWHPYTQMKNALPHIPIVRGEGVYVFDENGKRYIDAVSSWWVNIHGHSHPHIAKKVADQLNVLEHVIFAGFTHEPAVLLAERLLPILPGKQDKVFYTDNGSTAVEVALKMCLQYWDNKGTPKTKILAFKNAYHGDTFGAMSVSGRSIFTDAFNSLLFDVEFIDLPEEGNISYLTSHISNLTDTACFIFEPLILGSGGMLMYEAKYLDELVAACKKAGILIIADEVMTGFGRTGTYFACEKLTNKPDIICLSKGLTGGTMPLGVTTCTNEIFEAFLSDDKLKTLYHGHSFTANPIACVASLASLDILLREETLINIKRVEAKHAMFLQEIKAHPKAKAVRQTGTIIAIEWETGNETSYLSNLRNLLYAYFLDKGIILRPLGNIIYILPPYIISDEDLDYIYATIKLALEEI; encoded by the coding sequence ATGATATCCGATAAGTCTCAAGCCTTAGCTTCTTCCTCCCCATTAAATTTAACTGAACGTGATAAAAAAGTAATCTGGCACCCCTATACCCAAATGAAGAATGCGCTACCGCACATCCCGATTGTGAGGGGTGAGGGTGTCTATGTTTTTGATGAAAATGGAAAAAGGTATATCGATGCGGTTTCATCCTGGTGGGTGAATATTCATGGCCATTCACACCCTCATATCGCAAAAAAAGTAGCCGATCAGCTCAATGTACTGGAACATGTAATTTTTGCAGGCTTTACGCACGAGCCCGCTGTATTGTTGGCAGAAAGGTTGTTGCCTATTTTACCGGGCAAACAAGATAAAGTTTTTTATACCGATAACGGATCAACAGCGGTAGAAGTGGCTTTAAAAATGTGCCTGCAGTACTGGGACAATAAGGGCACACCAAAAACGAAGATTTTAGCCTTTAAAAATGCCTATCACGGCGATACTTTTGGCGCTATGTCAGTAAGTGGGCGCAGTATTTTTACAGATGCCTTTAATAGTTTATTATTCGATGTTGAGTTTATCGATCTGCCCGAAGAGGGCAATATCTCATACCTCACCTCTCACATTTCAAATCTTACAGATACCGCTTGTTTTATCTTCGAACCACTCATTCTAGGATCGGGTGGCATGCTGATGTACGAAGCGAAATACCTTGATGAACTGGTTGCTGCCTGTAAAAAAGCAGGTATCTTAATTATTGCTGATGAGGTAATGACGGGGTTTGGCCGGACAGGCACCTACTTCGCCTGCGAGAAATTAACTAATAAGCCTGATATTATTTGTTTAAGCAAAGGCTTAACCGGTGGAACAATGCCATTAGGGGTAACCACCTGTACGAATGAGATTTTTGAAGCCTTTTTAAGCGATGATAAATTAAAAACGCTTTACCACGGGCACTCTTTTACCGCGAACCCAATTGCTTGTGTAGCTTCTTTAGCGAGTTTAGATATTTTATTGCGGGAAGAAACACTGATCAATATTAAAAGGGTAGAGGCTAAACATGCCATGTTTTTACAGGAGATTAAAGCGCATCCTAAAGCTAAAGCGGTTAGACAAACCGGTACCATTATCGCTATAGAGTGGGAAACAGGAAATGAAACTTCTTATTTAAGTAATCTGCGTAATTTATTGTATGCCTACTTCTTAGACAAGGGAATTATATTAAGGCCATTGGGCAATATTATCTATATCCTTCCACCGTATATAATCAGTGATGAAGATTTGGATTATATTTATGCAACGATAAAATTAGCACTAGAAGAAATATAG